The Rhododendron vialii isolate Sample 1 chromosome 3a, ASM3025357v1 nucleotide sequence TCACCTCACTGTTTACACTTTTCAGTGCATCTCAGAGATCAAGGCGCGTTTTGAATTTTTACGAGTCAATGAAtccttgacccacgaaatttttcCTGTGATTACCAGCAGATAATTCTAAAATTTACAAACGAATAATATAATAGGAAAGGAAAGCCTTACTTTAAGTTCAATACAAGAAGGAATGATCAGCACTGCTTCCACGCTTTATATCACATATCCGAGTAGCAGTAGTAGAAGAGATCTGAACCAGAACCAAAACATTAGTTTGTCAGACTTGACAAATAtcatgatcaaaaaataaaaataaaaagacttgaCAAATTGCAGTCAGATATAAACAAACAAGAAGAGTAGTACTGATCTATGTCCTTTCAAAAGCTCTTGGTTTGTGATCTTTCATGCACAAGCCTCAATGTTAGGATCGATTTGCAGTGAACCTGCAAACATAGGGTTACAAACTGGAAACAGTCGTTAAGCATGATAACAACTGCACCACATTCTTGCTTTGTGTCATAAAGTTCAATCAGATTCTTCAGAAATTTTGTCACCGTAACAGAAAAACAATAACAGTTGAAGCCGAAAAACAATAATAGTTGAAGTAGTTATATACAAGTAAATGAATATTAGAACTTTTTCGTTTAGGAAACTTGGCATTTGGGACTAATACAAAACAATAGAAGTACCCAACCTGAAGAGACACTACAATGAAAAGCTATATTACTCTTTTAACTCCCTGTGGTTTCCGTCATACTCGAACTGTTACCATGGACAGCAATAAGTTGGAAAACATAAGAAGACAAAACTGCCCACTTTAAGATATACTCCTAACTCCTTACAGTCTGTAGCAGTATCAAGGGCAATACGGTCCTTTTATACATTCCACTAGGAGAAGTAAGTAGTTCCAGGCCAGCCAAATAGTCATTTCAGATCACATCTTTTACATATCCTGGTATTTCGAATCGGAAAAGTTTGTGTGCATATTTGTCTGTATTTGTCTGTACAAATCATTTTAAATTTGACGAAGTGTACATGATTTCTGCAAACCAAGGGGGAGCGACAGTAATCCACTAATCTTCCTTAAGAACAAATAACATGGAATTCACCAACCAGTACAGGAAAGGGATCATACTTGCTTAAAATGGAAATCGTATGTACAAAAATATCCCATAAATTATAGCAACTTCATTGTCTGCACAAACTACAAAACTGCCAAGTGCCAAAGGGGATGAATCGCATGAGTAACATCTTATAGAAAGCTGTAGCattaaaacaaaccaaaactacTTGTTCAAGTCGGTTTTTTTGGGGTATCCTCTTCCTGCTGAGCGCTAGAgtcttctttcttctccatgACTTGTTGTATGCCTTCTTGATACCCTTCTATGAAGCTCCTGAGTGCATCTCTATAAGCCGAAGCTCGTGTCATGTAGACACGCTGCAATACAGGCCTTAGTGTCTCCATCCCCCCTCTAGCAGCCACCGCTATTgaatttaagtaaaaaaaattgaaacatcaTAATGTGATCAAGTAGAAACAAGAAGCAATAAAAATTCAAGGAAGAAACAGTTCTTTGCAATAAACCCCGAAAGCAATCAAAATAGGAAGGTGCTCTCCATGATCAAAATGTGACAAGAAGTGAGCTTTTAATATAGATGGAGATCCATGAAGATGTCCAATGTGAAGTACTGGAGTCATTCTTTACCTTCTTCGATTTCTATAGCTACACCCTGAAAAATCTCATAAAGCTTAGTATTTATATCACCCACTTCATGACTCATTTGGAGGAAACCATACCCGTTATGTAACACATTAAGGGGGGGTTTCTCCAAAATAAATTATCACAAAGAAAGTTGGGTTTTATATGTTAACTGaatctttttttatcttttcgtcaaaatttttaagattaatcattcgtcttgacaagaggaatcagaaaatataaaaatatcgACCGAAGTTGAAAAGGCtaaagaaaagacaaacaaaaaggaCACTGTCTAATATATAAACATCAAACAACAGATTCAAAAGTTTCGGTAATATGAATAGAAGGGccattacaaaacaaaatcaagagCTCAACGTAATAAAAGCTTTTACCTCATAATCTTAATAGAACAGCATTCCGAAATCAAATGCTACTTCTGCCCATAAGATAAGCAATAGCAATGCATCTCAAGAAGAATCACTCTCAAATTTAGTGCATAAACTAAATTGTTCCATCTCCGAAAACCTCAATGCCACATGTCAAGTGCATAACCTATGCTATTCTATCTCTGCACACCTTAATCATACATATTAACAATGTTTAATGTCGTGTGATCTTGCTAGCCAAGCCCTCTTTCATTCTTCCAAAGgtctatgtagcaccgacactccaaaagggcgccgtgtccacgtattggacacggggacacagcagggacacgtattggacaggccacgtggcatgtccaataatttttattattttttgatagaggacacggcggggacacagCTGGGGACACGTCGGGAACACGGctaggggtcaaaatgtaatattttttaaacttttgggggttaatatgaaattattcaaaacatttgggttaaacaataattatttgaaaaaagtttatacaatttgtgaaattattcatatacaatggttcatatatatattttttatatatatgtacatatatttattttttatttatttatacacgtgaCATGTCCCCCGctgtgtccgtatccccatttttttagaattgctgTGTCCCatgtccgtgtccgtatccctaTCCGTGCTACATAGCCAAAGGTTCTCCACTTCTCCTTACCTCCATTAAGCAACCAAGTCAATATCAGAGCGGTATCATTGACAATACCAAAACAATCCCTCTTTCGGTGCTGAAACCTTAACCACTCAATTCTAAACTGAACGTAACACTTCATCATACCGTTTCCGGTCAACTGAACAAATATATCCTAACCCATTAACAAAACTATCATCTGCCAACTAGCTGGCAACACAGCCAACCTGTCATTTAACCTAATACCATATACATTCTTTAAGCGATTTTCCAATAAATTTTAtaatgagctaaaattttacatCATCAATTCAAGAAGAgcaggtagggatttctcaccaAGATCCTCCAAAGTAGAGGGTTCTTTATCTTTTGTTGTGCCATTTACGCCACTGGTTTTGTCTTCACTGTCCTCATTCTTCTTATACTCATTTGGCCGAAGTTCAGGACCAATATCTCTTACCCAACTAGCAGCGTAAAGTCTGGACGCTTCCTTCAGCACCTAACAAACAACCACAAAAGATTAATTACAGTTGAGTCCAAATGCAAGAAAAAAGTACTTCGACGGATGATTTTCAAGGCTAGTGCAGAATACAGACAAACAAGAACCTTACAGCAATTCATAAATGGAGCACCAAActgaaatttaaaatatattattaggAGAGTCAACTAGTTGATGGGTCAAATCTGCATCCTGGCATACGCCTACCAAGAACTGAACCAGGTAAGCCATATCAAGTAAGGCTCAACAGGAACTGGCCACAGGAGACATGTAAGATGCGGTCCAACATGTTGCTCATAGACACCACTTTCACCTTTCTCTTCCTTACAACCAGCAGTCCATTATAACAGTCTATATTCCCACCGTGTTTGCTTCATCATGCAAATTCAAatccacaaacaaaaacaaaggttGTGATGCTTAAGTCCATAAAACGTGATAAAGCTATCATAAAAGTGAAATCAAAACGAGAGACACagccaaaccactacaaaagtTTAACCGAAGAAATATACCAAATGATAGAACACACCAGATATCGCTCTTTCCAAGTCAATTTGCGACGCTTCTTAATATGTGGTGGATCAGGCAAAGACGAAGGGAATGCAATTTCTTTCAGATCATAACGAACATAATCATAGACTTTCCTTGCAACAACTTTCAGCTTCATTCTGATGCTTGAATCACTTCAGCAAACCCCAGAAAGACAATAAAGGGACACCCTGAGTTGAGGAACACCTAGAGTTCAGGGAATCTGCAAATAAgaggaaacaaaaaatatggATGTCTTTTAAGCATAATAAATAACAGAACTTAGAAACATTACTTGTCAACCATAAAAATAACCCTGTTCGAAATGTCCAGAGAGCGAAATGAGAGTGAATGTGCTGTTTGTGTGCTTGCTGAGAATTCAattcttttttcagaaaacGAACACAAAAAAGCATTTGGTagaagaaattttcaaaaaatgatattGAGGAAAGTTCCTGGCACTTCCTGCAAGCagatttttgtttaaaaacaaaacaattgatACTATAAAAGTTaggtttcataaaagaaaaatactaacAATTCAAAAAGGTAGAGGTATCAAAATTTGCATTATATCAAAAAGGTTAAGATCTGGGCTTTGCTTCCACTTTCTAAATATCCTAAAGTACAAGAAATTTTGAGAACTGCAGCTGTTTAGCCCAAGTTCCAGAGAATTAGAACCACATTTtatgataagaaaaaaaattcgaagGAGTAACAGTATTTAGTCCCTACAACCATGGAAGATGTTGGGTTCAGGACATTTGTTAGTAAGTGTACCACCAAACATTCTCCTGAAGCAAATAAGCAATTCATAATTTGGCCACAAGATTCTTGTTGATAGTTAGTAAGCTACTGAAAGATGTCTCCTGAGGTTTAAACCATTTCTACAACAAAATCATCCCCACTGACAAGAATAGAGTCAATAGGCAATGGCATCCTGCCTAGCTACAAGCCAACAACTAATTGCTACTACTGAAGATCATATTTCTtatgacagttttttttttttttttgctcggcatatATCATCAAGCATGTGCTGTCATAAATAATATGGTATGATTCAATTCCTTATGATCAAAGACGCACGGAAACTTCTAAGATGGCTGTGTGTCAGCAGAGACATCTCTTAGGATATCATTAGCTCCAACTCCTCTCTATTTGGACTAGCATAGACATTTTTTCTACTTGCACAAATTCATGTGAGAGTGCATATAAATGTATGGTATTAGTAGTATGCGAAATAGATCAGCAAACCAGGAAACAAAACCAAGCTAAATCTATGATAAAACCTAAACCCTGCCAACTgaataaactaaaaaattagCAATTTGGGTTAGTTCGTTTGCTAAAGTTCCTGAAGTTGATTATACTCATAACTTTAAAGAAAACTGattttggcgctccactttttcgTGAAGTTACCATaaacaaagtggagcgccatcagtaaaaagttgAGTGCAAATATCAAAATCCAACTTTAAAATATAGTCTAAATTTAAGAGCCGCATTCACAAGCTAATTCATCTTACTAAGACGAATGGCTTTCAaatgctataataaaaaaggaaagccacaagaaaaaaaattaaaaaattaaaaagacttCAGAAATTCTCATTTGTACTTCCACCCTATTCTCCACAAGAGAATGAATAGGAAATTAATATATAGACAAACTGCGAAGAAGATAGTTAAAGGAGACAAAAACAAGTGAATTGCGCAATATAGGGacgaaataaataaatttactccctccgtcctatttTGGTTGTCCTTTTTTGATGTTCGTGTCAATTTCCAAtagcttatatctttcaatgtgaatctccaaaaatatgcaacatggatcttatttgatagactttaatttgttctataatacaaaattgtcgaaatcatgaaaaacattatagatagaaaaatatacgcaatagacacaaaagagacaaaatgaataatggacaaagaaaatgggacggagggagtattttttccCCTCCCAATACAAACTAATTCCCCATTCTCCACAAGCCTCGATTTAGTAATCTGATTGATGGACCCACCAGGTATATGTTGATTGCATTCAAAAGAAACACTAATAACAATAACCATTGTATCAAACTCTTTGTGCCCAATCAATGATCGATTCACCATTGGGTACTGCCTGCATCGAGAGAGGTTTGAGATTGCATCACAGCTACAAGTCTACAACCCAactatattcttttcttttttttggttaaattcGCATATATAAAAGTAGATTTCTGGGATACTTCATCCCTTGATTATCCACATAAAAACTGAGTAGAAATAAAAGAAGGCCTCAAAGCTAAATCAATACGTCAAAAAAGAGGATACATAATAAGTTCTTctataccaaaaacaaaaactatgcAGAAGGCTATTCGTCATATTTAGGGCAGAATCAGACCCCTAAAGAATGGGTctattcctttctttttccatagGAGCACCATATGAGGTACAGTAAAATTCTTGGTATTTCTGCTGAGTACTACTaaacttttgagttttgatggtCATGTTCAATTTGTCCTTGGCACTAGGGTTTGAATGATACTAGGGTGGGTGGTTTATGTATCAACAAGTgtacaaccacacccaaatacacaaaCACTCACATAATTGAGTGGGACCAACACACTGGTGGTGTAGTGTGGCACACGGGTGTTGTAACTTTTTAGTGTGTGAGAACCTCACACATTTATGTGAGCGTTTGTGTATTTGGGTACGTGTTTCGGGTGTGGTTCTGGACTTTTTGTTTAGGTATACACGTACATTTCAGATAGTTGGATGGGGTTCCTGTATGGGATTTTCAATGAGGACTTTAAACAAACGCCTGAAATGCATGAAATGCCTTAACCCCAAGACCCATAGATAAATTTAGATCTCCAACACTCAAGACACTCCAATACCTCACGTAAAGAGATCAAAGTGTACCTTCACGGTAAGAAATTCAGAACTCAAACTACCAAGTGTCCTCATCGGCATAATTTGTCCCTCACCTGTTTCCGTTGACACCGTAAGTCCGCAACCAAGTTGGAAGAGGGAGAGCttacgggagagagagagagagagagagaggccacgggggagagagagagaaaaagcgGTAGCTGCGCACAACAGCCGCGGCCGGTGGTTTTTTATGCCTACAGAGTACGGGTAGAGGGTTACGATACTGGGTGGGAAAATTAGGAGTACTAAACAAGATCAGTGCGAGTGGGATTAATGTCCAAAGCATAATGTAACCAATATCTTAGTCTATCGTTTATTTTACATAACCAAACCGAACAttatgtctcaatcaattgggATCGGTTTTTCTTTATTGAGCTCTATCAAGGGTCATTTGTTCATTCAAATCCATTAGATTCATATCTTTGCGCATAACAATAtctaggctccgtttgtttggacgtaaaatattttacctattttccggtatttggttgtgtaaaaaatgagaaaaacattttacatgtaaaacattttccattaatttgataaaaatgaCTTACACTTAAATCTTCattaagttattttctgaaatgaaagTGTTGTCttttactgcaattctcactgcttagTTTCTTCGATCGTCAATCCTGACCcatgttcaattccaataatctcataTTTCTCCATCGTTTAAACTCCCCCCTCTCaatctctacactattttgttgatttttaaaaatattttcaagtgccaaccaaatatcaaaaaataaaaattttgaaatttgttttctcaaaaaatattttacatgaaaaatattttacattgtaaaacattttacattgaaacaaactgagccttaatgtcaatttaggtatTTCCCTCTTCGTAACGTTGcgccaaaccaccttagcctacggtagacatgtccaaaccaccttagcttattttccctcaacttctcctctgtAGGTGTTACACCTACTATCTCACGAATCGTTTCATTTTTAATCCTATCTTGTTTAGTCTTACCACAAATTCACTTCATCATTCTTATTTCCGCTAAATTCATCTTGCTCACCTAttatttcttaataggccaGCATTCTATCTGTAAAGTATTGCTGGTTTTATGAcagttttataaaaaaaattcttcaattttatgagTGCCCTCTTGTCACATAATATATcagtagcgctcctccacttaAGCCACACCACTTGGATCATATGGAtcacatcatcagcaatctctccaTTTGGTATCTCTttgtcttggatcatcactctttctatATAACACAAATGAAAATCAATCTTGCATTTTACGTTCATCGCACGAGTCCACTGCACGCCTACGTGAGGCCCAATCCAATATgcgattgaactgatttttcagaCAGTTTCGCCTTTACGAATTTAAAATACATACCTACCGATATgcaattgagctaattttttatacaatttcgtttctacaaattgaaaaaacatacctatcgatatgcgattaagctatttttttactcaatttcgtccctatgaatttagaaaacatacctaccgatacgtgattgagttgattttttacggatcccaaaaataatattttaaaatttataaatactttttgtattttgagtGGAATTCGGAGTAGGTCCCACGTAGGTTTGCCGTGACTGAGCCGCAAGGGCGGGTCTCCCCCCACACcccttggggttttttttttcaaaatccaggCACTAGAAAATAGTGCACACCTTAGCCAGAACCAAGGTTTCCCCCTACTCTCCCAACATCTCGAATCACTTGTGTAGTATTCAATATGGGATTCGGAAACCCTATAGTGCATGGTGCACTAAAGGACATGTAGTACAAATCACAGCCGTCCGACAGTGTTTTCGACGGTCCAGGTTTAAGTTACATTCATTTTATATACGAACCGTTAAAAGCACTTTTAGACGACTGTGAGCTACCCTAAGGTGCCTTATAGGGATCCGCCCTGCAGGGTTTCTGAATCCCCACGATATGAACCCGCACATTACATTTATACTCTTTTGCCCCCTGAAACTTGTACTCGTAGATTTAATAATaggaaaatagatgatgaacatgtgataattttgttttaacacaTATAGTAGAGGTACGCAAGTTTATCCAAGTAGTtagttattaaaatacatatatactttaaaattgttactttATCATGAatgttaaaattattttggtgtgtATATGTTTAATGGTAATTCATAtattatgattaaaaaaaaattggtatccCATTTTATCAAATTTCTGAATCTGCCAATGCTGAGCAGTAATTTGTTCTGTGAGTGTGGACTTTATGCACTTGCCCGGTGACTCGGTATCATAAATCAACGGGTGTGGGCCAACGGGTCCATTATAAAAAGTTATATTAAAAGTCCGCCCTGCGGAGTACGTAACGATTAATTAACTCTTGAGTGTTTTTATTATGGAGTATTTAATATACTCGATTTCCCCATATTATTTATTctccgttcggctaaataagccgttttgacttattttttgtctttattaaaaaaatttcgtattttttagtttttcgtcaattttttgaggattattgcatcatcatgacgagaggaatttaaaaagtaaaaaaatttgatcgaaatccaatttttttgaataaagacaaaactaagctaataaaccaattttttcgtctttattcaaaaaaaaatgaattttggtaaaaaaaatttacttttaagatttctctcgtcatgatgatgtaataatccccaaaaaattgatgagaaataacaaatacgaaaaaaaatttgaataaagacaaaaaataagccaaaatggcttatttagccgaacgggtaTGCCAAAAATGCCCCTCTTATTTCTGAGCATGTCGATTTGCTTGAGTCAACTGTGGGATTTGACTCggttagttttttatttttttttggctcgtgGAGGAATTCTAATCTCTTCGTTCTAACAGCACCTTGAAGCATGTTGGTCAGTTTTGGCCTCACTTTATTAGTATGATATTGTTTTTTATGAATCATACTTTATAGTAATATTACGCGTAAAAAATTCAGTCCCTTCCTCCGGCTTCTTATAGTAACGTGAATAATTTTATCATGGATATTAGAAGTTATCACACCTATCTTTCAATCATCCACCCTTTTTTTTGGCTTCATTCATGTAAAGTTACAAAACATCCTTTgacttgtttatttatttattttaaacataaaagaaaattattttttaactcacattagtaaaaaaaaaaaaaaaaaaggagcctAAAAATCAATTAAGTCTCGACTCCATTTGTTTGGATGCAGAATATTTTACGATGTTAAAACAGTTATACAATAATCTTTCCGTAGTTACATTTACGCACTTCAAAAATATTGGCCTTATTCGTTTCcaagttttattttgtttttcaatcattactctatatatttcttcaatcattttcctattttttcaattattaatttcatt carries:
- the LOC131321393 gene encoding uncharacterized protein LOC131321393 isoform X1 codes for the protein MKLKVVARKVYDYVRYDLKEIAFPSSLPDPPHIKKRRKLTWKERYLVLKEASRLYAASWVRDIGPELRPNEYKKNEDSEDKTSGVNGTTKDKEPSTLEDLAVAARGGMETLRPVLQRVYMTRASAYRDALRSFIEGYQEGIQQVMEKKEDSSAQQEEDTPKKPT
- the LOC131321393 gene encoding uncharacterized protein LOC131321393 isoform X2 translates to MAYLVQFLVLKEASRLYAASWVRDIGPELRPNEYKKNEDSEDKTSGVNGTTKDKEPSTLEDLAVAARGGMETLRPVLQRVYMTRASAYRDALRSFIEGYQEGIQQVMEKKEDSSAQQEEDTPKKPT